A stretch of the Papaver somniferum cultivar HN1 chromosome 6, ASM357369v1, whole genome shotgun sequence genome encodes the following:
- the LOC113286862 gene encoding uncharacterized protein LOC113286862, which yields MDKMTQDCPYPGCFFCVMKEANPGKRRTSVLKFFRELPSLDEDGQVLPISGLWNTAMAHPNDPEFIDLGIFECMSALICKGLKNRRWLSHDQNIYIPYYAAHIIGSYTMNMEEFAESAVHAGVIPPLVELLRGRLTWVEQRVAVRALGHLATYASTFPSVANHGEVLELSIQLAMSSLEIVYSHFYQQMDRRLNYHCDLLTRGMGGVEMESRKAEEWASQLQCWSLQLINCFAFKPEFLSIICKPEFLVKLPGMWGGLVNENSPAGIGLLRTICHNKIGRGHVANCPGIVEALCNIARSSDDWQYMAIDCLIWLLQDPATCHKVTDKAVPALIDLAEISNLGDHKKLGDSIVNVLQECVESPGTGRTSISSRTKEQIDELLNSRQRLKWEKNMPKEDLHIKQAAALVVKLEGNSLFSSGNISGAASKYSEALALCPMRSKKERVVLYSNRAQCHLLLQQPLTAISDATRALCLHNPLNRHAKSLWRRAQAYDMLGLAKESLLDAILFINECSQSNDPDLSLKQNKVPDYAERLVKKQMRAAWLFTEAATKHGGVSCEGGGGNVYGQEADDSEWETASESDIGDDGRADMGDGDSELDAEER from the exons ATGGATAAAATGACACAAGATTGTCCATACCCTGGATGCTTCTTCTGTGTTATGAAGGAGGCTAACCCTGGTAAGCGCAGAACAAGTGTATTGAAATTCTTCAGAGAACTTCCTTCTCTGGATGAGGATGGTCAGGTTCTTCCTATAAGTGGACTTTGGAATACTGCCATGGCACATCCAAACGATCCCGAGTTCATTGATTTGGGAATATTTGAGTGTATGTCTGCACTTATATGCAAGGGTTTGAAGAATCGTCGCTGGCTTTCGCATGACCAGAATATATATATTCCATACTATGCAGCTCATATCATTGGATCTTACACCATGAATATGGAAGAGTTTGCAGAAAGTGCTGTCCATGCTGGAGTAATTCCTCCATTGGTCGAACTTTTAAGAGGGAGGTTAACATGGGTGGAACAGAGAGTAGCAGTGCGAGCCCTTGGGCATTTGGCTACATATGCCAGTACTTTTCCTTCAGTGGCGAATCATGGGGAGGTTCTTGAACTATCTATTCAGCTGGCAATGAGCTCTTTAGAGATTGTTTACTCTCATTTCTACCAGCAAATGGATAGAAGGCTTAATTATCATTGTGATTTGCTTACTCGTGGCATGGGTGGTGTCGAGATGGAATCTAGGAAAGCTGAGGAATGGGCTAGTCAGTTGCAGTGCTGGTCTCTACAGCTTATTAATTGCTTCGCGTTCAAACCTGAGTTTCTATCTATCATATGCAAACCGGAGTTCTTAGTAAAATTGCCAGGCATGTGGGGTGGACTAGTTAATGAAAACTCGCCAGCTGGTATTGGTTTGTTACGGACAATCTGTCATAATAAAATTGGCAGAGGGCATGTTGCTAATTGTCCTGGTATTGTTGAAGCTCTGTGTAATATTGCTCGCTCTTCTGATGATTGGCAATACATGGCTATCGACTGCCTAATTTGGCTACTACAGGATCCAGCTACTTGTCACAAG GTGACTGATAAAGCCGTACCTGCACTTATTGACCTGGCAGAGATCTCAAATTTGGGAGATCACAAAAAGCTCGGGGATTCTATTGTAAATGTTCTTCAAGAATGTGTTGAATCACCAGGGACTGGCCGTACCTCTATTAGTAGTCGCACTAAAGAACAGATAGACGAACTACTAAATTCTAGACAGAgattgaaatgggagaaaaatatgcCAAAGGAGGATCTTCATATCAAACAAGCAGCAGCTTTAGTTGTCAAGCTCGAAGGCAATTCTCTGTTCTCTTCAGGAAATATATCTGGAGCTGCATCAAAATACTCAGAAGCATTGGCACTGTGTCCCATGAGGTCCAAAAAGGAGAGAGTGGTTCTTTATAGTAACCGAGCTcaatgtcatcttcttcttcaacaacctcTGACAGCCATAAGTGATGCTACACGTGCATTATGCCTGCATAACCCTCTCAACCGTCACGCGAAGAGCTTGTGGAGAAGAGCTCAAGCATATGACATGCTTGGATTAGCTAAAGAGAGCTTACTCGATGCAATTCTATTCATAAATGAGTGCTCGCAGTCGAATGACCCTGACCTTTCCTTGAAGCAAAATAAGGTTCCTGATTATGCTGAGAGGCTAGTCAAGAAGCAGATGCGAGCAGCTTGGCTATTCACCGAGGCTGCCACTAAACATGGCGGGGTCAGTTGCGAGGGTGGAGGAGGTAATGTCTATGGCCAAGAAGCGGACGATTCTGAGTGGGAGACAGCTAGTGAAAGTGATATAGGAGACGATGGAAGGGCAGATATGGGCGACGGTGATAGTGAGCTCGACGCAGAGGAGAGATAA
- the LOC113286863 gene encoding uncharacterized protein LOC113286863, with the protein MSFKKLFLLYFVFILISSIFISSTFSSQQLQRKQSIGGTRKLFSVEETEDEDYLQKPKKKKTIKQDDQDTPIVKPKKKPIKEDDQEEIQKPSKQDDDEDIQILKPKKKTMKPVTKTSNKNTTISISLPKTLLVKKLNSTKSSSPSTKKSHHLSKESKPVSTSKNKTPELLKSNKIQTENKPKKPITPIWMLEDDTTDFISEFTELPSRFQETLIPDLERMSTKSKAYINRANKEITEGYIKPYIGKTNAKKYASQIASIISAISILVPLILVSLIFNKIKTYFSLQKIIIFIQIYLSIYFSILSLSALITGLEPLKFFFATSQSRYICLQILQTLGYVLYLLLLLMYLVLVFSTETGLSTKVLGLGQTIVGFAVGLHYYVTVFHRAVLNQPPKSNWKINGVYAVCFLVICVFAGAERRKKAYLEDGGDEGKKS; encoded by the coding sequence ATGAGCTTTAAGAAATTGTTTCTTCTTTACTTTGTTTTCATTCTAATCTCTTCTATCTTCATCTCTTCTACGTTCTCATCACAACAATTACAGAGAAAACAGAGCATTGGTGGTACAAGAAAATTGTTCTCAGTTGAAGAAACAGAGGATGAAGATTATTTACAaaagccaaagaagaagaaaaccatcaAACAAGATGATCAAGATACTCCAATTGTAAAACCAAAGAAGAAGCCCATCAAGGAAGATGATCAAGAAGAGATTCAGAAACCCAGCAAACAAGACGATGATGAAGACATTCAAATTCTGAAACCAAAGAAGAAAACCATGAAACCCGTTACAAAAACTTCAAACAAAAACACAACAATCTCAATTAGTCTACCAAAAACCCTACTAGTCAAGAAACTCAATTCCACTAAATCATCAAGTCCAAGCACAAAGAAATCACATCAtctttcaaaagaatcaaaacccGTATCCAcatccaaaaacaaaaccccagAACTACTCAAATCCAACAAAATACAAACAGAGAACAAACCAAAGAAACCCATAACTCCAATCTGGATGCTAGAAGATGATACAACAGATTTCATATCAGAATTCACGGAGTTACCATCAAGGTTTCAAGAAACACTAATCCCAGATCTTGAAAGGATGTCAACAAAATCAAAAGCATATATAAACAGAGCAAACAAAGAAATCACAGAAGGTTACATCAAACCATACATTGGCAAAACAAATGCCAAAAAATATGCATCACAAATCGCTTCAATAATCTCAGCCATTTCCATCCTTGTGCCACTCATTCTAGTCTCATTAATCTTCAACAAGATTAAAACTTACTTCTCATTACAAAAAATCATCATTTTTATTCAAATTTACTTATCAATTTACTTCTCAATCCTCTCATTATCTGCATTAATCACCGGTCTCGAACCATTGAAATTCTTCTTCGCTACATCGCAATCCAGATACATTTGTTTGCAGATTTTGCAAACACTTGGGTATGTCCTGTATTTGCTGTTACTGTTAATGTACTTAGTTTTAGTGTTTTCTACTGAAACTGGATTAAGCACTAAGGTGTTAGGATTAGGACAGACTATTGTCGGGTTTGCTGTTGGGTTGCATTACTATGTGACTGTGTTTCATAGAGCTGTTTTGAATCAACCACCGAAGAGTAATTGGAAGATTAATGGAGTTTATGCTGTTTGTTTCCTGGTTATTTGTGTGTTTGCTGGTgctgaaagaagaaagaaagcttatttggaagatggtggtgatgaagGCAAGAAGAGCTAA